The following are encoded together in the Stegostoma tigrinum isolate sSteTig4 chromosome 20, sSteTig4.hap1, whole genome shotgun sequence genome:
- the LOC125461812 gene encoding MAGE-like protein 2 isoform X2: MDGEKNVTSPKGEGTKGTEPPPEGTGTKGTEPPPEGTGTKGTEPPPEGTKGTEPPPEGTGTKGTEPPPEGTELPPEGTGTEPPPEGTEPPPEGTGTEGTEPPPEGTGTEGTEPPPEGTGTEPDKGVLPKGQGQGTKETETGKAKEMLLAPTVTSSRFVIYLLSGSLFVAVMYVLYHSKSKISGLCQKNGPRRTKRPNVSEYQQLDQNLSDIITSLQKKNID, translated from the exons ATGGATGGGGAAAAGAATGTGACGTCGCCCAAGGGCGAGGGCACGAAGGGCACGGAGCCGCCGCCCGAGGGCACGGGCACGAAGGGCACGGAGCCGCCGCCCGAGGGCACGGGCACGAAGGGCACGGAGCCGCCGCCCGAGGGCACGAAGGGCACGGAGCCGCCGCCCGAGGGCACGGGCACGAAGGGCACGGAGCCGCCGCCCGAGGGCACGGAGCTGCCGCCCGAGGGCACGGGCACGGAGCCGCCGCCCGAGGGCACGGAGCCGCCGCCCGAGGGCACGGGCACGGAGGGCACGGAGCCGCCGCCCGAGGGCACGGGCACGGAGGGCACGGAGCCGCCGCCCGAGGGCACGGGCACGGAGCCAGACAAGGGGGTGCTGCCCAAGGGCCAGGGCCAAGGCACGAAGGAGACTGAGACTGGGAAGGCAAAGGAAATGCTGCTGGCACCAACTGTGACAAGCAGTCGCTTTGTAATTTATCTGCTAAGTGGCTCTTTGTTTGTAGCAGTAATGTACGTTCTCTACCACAGCAAAAGCAAG ATCAGTGGATTGTGCCAGAAAAATGGGCCCAGAAGAACTAAACGTCCAAACGTATCTGAATATCAGCAGCTTGATCAGAATTTAAGTGATATAATCACCAGTCTGCAAAAGAAAAACATTGACTAA
- the LOC125461812 gene encoding basic salivary proline-rich protein 4-like isoform X1 — translation MAWKVCFLIIVVLCLFIDGHAEGGPKIQTKNEGRGMDGEKNVTSPKGEGTKGTEPPPEGTGTKGTEPPPEGTGTKGTEPPPEGTKGTEPPPEGTGTKGTEPPPEGTELPPEGTGTEPPPEGTEPPPEGTGTEGTEPPPEGTGTEGTEPPPEGTGTEPDKGVLPKGQGQGTKETETGKAKEMLLAPTVTSSRFVIYLLSGSLFVAVMYVLYHSKSKISGLCQKNGPRRTKRPNVSEYQQLDQNLSDIITSLQKKNID, via the exons ATGGCGTGGAAAGTCTGTTTCCTTATCATTGTTGTATTATGTCTCTTCATAGATG GCCATGCTGAGGGAGGCCCAAAAATACAGACCAAGAACGAGGGACGAGGCATGGATGGGGAAAAGAATGTGACGTCGCCCAAGGGCGAGGGCACGAAGGGCACGGAGCCGCCGCCCGAGGGCACGGGCACGAAGGGCACGGAGCCGCCGCCCGAGGGCACGGGCACGAAGGGCACGGAGCCGCCGCCCGAGGGCACGAAGGGCACGGAGCCGCCGCCCGAGGGCACGGGCACGAAGGGCACGGAGCCGCCGCCCGAGGGCACGGAGCTGCCGCCCGAGGGCACGGGCACGGAGCCGCCGCCCGAGGGCACGGAGCCGCCGCCCGAGGGCACGGGCACGGAGGGCACGGAGCCGCCGCCCGAGGGCACGGGCACGGAGGGCACGGAGCCGCCGCCCGAGGGCACGGGCACGGAGCCAGACAAGGGGGTGCTGCCCAAGGGCCAGGGCCAAGGCACGAAGGAGACTGAGACTGGGAAGGCAAAGGAAATGCTGCTGGCACCAACTGTGACAAGCAGTCGCTTTGTAATTTATCTGCTAAGTGGCTCTTTGTTTGTAGCAGTAATGTACGTTCTCTACCACAGCAAAAGCAAG ATCAGTGGATTGTGCCAGAAAAATGGGCCCAGAAGAACTAAACGTCCAAACGTATCTGAATATCAGCAGCTTGATCAGAATTTAAGTGATATAATCACCAGTCTGCAAAAGAAAAACATTGACTAA